In the Isachenkonia alkalipeptolytica genome, one interval contains:
- a CDS encoding PAS domain-containing protein, translating to MAIKGLGILEGWIKNSRVEELKKEHFAWIQSLPYPMAVCDKAGKILSMNNAFMKLTGHRRDELELQRIYWFLPKDQGKGIQEELEGSAKGKSIIRESYIGVAGEEMLMEVTVIPFEEYDELEGQFWIFTDQSEKKKMEAELKRLKRKPYNPEPFSKIGTWTYDFEKEEFYASSDTYQIFKRAPEEFDGSLRNVLEFLHREDRISFEQAMEKAYKGTPLDLIFRIITNKGEQKDIHARAEMFY from the coding sequence ATGGCGATAAAAGGACTTGGCATTCTGGAAGGATGGATAAAAAACAGCCGCGTTGAAGAATTGAAGAAAGAACATTTTGCATGGATACAAAGCTTACCTTATCCGATGGCCGTATGTGATAAGGCTGGGAAAATCCTTAGTATGAACAATGCTTTTATGAAGCTGACCGGACATAGGAGAGATGAACTGGAGCTTCAGAGGATATATTGGTTTTTGCCGAAGGATCAGGGGAAGGGAATCCAAGAAGAATTGGAAGGATCAGCCAAAGGAAAAAGTATTATCCGGGAAAGCTACATAGGGGTAGCCGGTGAAGAAATGCTTATGGAAGTTACCGTGATCCCCTTCGAAGAATATGATGAACTGGAAGGACAGTTTTGGATTTTTACCGATCAAAGCGAAAAGAAGAAGATGGAAGCGGAACTTAAGAGACTTAAGCGGAAGCCGTATAACCCGGAACCATTCTCGAAAATCGGAACCTGGACCTATGATTTTGAAAAAGAAGAGTTTTATGCTTCTTCGGATACATATCAAATCTTTAAAAGAGCTCCGGAAGAATTCGACGGAAGCCTTCGAAACGTTCTGGAGTTTCTCCATCGAGAGGACCGAATAAGTTTTGAGCAAGCCATGGAAAAAGCTTATAAAGGAACGCCCTTAGATCTTATTTTTCGCATCATAACCAATAAAGGGGAACAAAAGGACATTCATGCCCGGGCGGAAATGTTTTATTGA